Proteins found in one Aethina tumida isolate Nest 87 chromosome 1, icAetTumi1.1, whole genome shotgun sequence genomic segment:
- the LOC109600096 gene encoding uncharacterized protein LOC109600096, producing the protein MYSQSVVVAIFGIILSVVNSGLALQCWKCSSDFDITCRDHFNVTRIQQNRRYFEQINYSGRQQAAGNNPQLIHCDEMYTSSNYDTINVCMKREHTTPDGKKVVNRECQLVSRSLKAGQCPPEIYQRFPDIDFCQTCNYDGCNSATGLKTNLMAACVPLALLLFLRK; encoded by the exons ATGTATTCACAATCGGTTGTGGTAGCcatttttggaattattttatctGTTGTTAACAGTG GACTTGCCCTTCAATGTTGGAAATGTTCGTCGGACTTCGATATTACTTGCAGGGATCACTTCAACGTGACAAGGATACAGCAAAACAGAAGATATTTCGAACAAATTAACTACAGTGGGAGGCAACAGGCTGCCGGCAACAATCCTCAATTGATACATTGCGATGAGATGTACACCTCCAGCAATTATGACACCATTAATGTTTGCATGAAGAGGGAACACACCA CGCCCGATGGTAAAAAAGTGGTGAACAGAGAATGTCAGCTGGTGTCGAGGAGCCTGAAGGCCGGACAATGTCCGCCGGAAATCTACCAACGGTTCCCGGACATAGATTTCTGTCAAACTTGCAATTACGACGGATGCAATTCGGCGACCGGTTTGAAAACTAACTTGATGGCCGCCTGTGTGCCACTGGCACTCCTTCTGTTTCTGCGAAAATGA
- the LOC109600181 gene encoding uncharacterized protein LOC109600181: protein MGANLLGVVIALICLHYGDALQCWRCSSDIEPACRDPFNFTNYIGGGGYNNYGSQGYQSDYDRNRQYDSQYDRNYDRNYDPNYQRGYNRPAQQFSGRTYPQLVTCDDNEANLRRMKNICYKRKQTNANGYTTIIRRCETVPLDTYAGTCYDPVQRGISVDFCEYCDYDGCNSATGLKITYLTVLITLIVSLILPKL, encoded by the exons ATGGGTGCGAATTTGCTTGGTGTCGTTATTGCGTTGATATGTTTGCACTACG GTGATGCACTTCAATGTTGGAGATGTTCTAGTGATATAGAACCGGCTTGCCGTGACCCCTTCAACTTCACGAATTACATAGGAGGAGGTGGTTACAACAACTACGGTAGCCAGGGTTATCAAAGCGACTACGACAGAAATCGACAATATGATAGCCAATACGACAGAAACTACGATAGGAACTACGATCCCAACTACCAAAGGGGCTACAACAGGCCTGCTCAACAATTTTCTGGAAGGACGTATCCCCAGTTAGTCACATGCGATGATAACGAAGCTAACTTGAGAAGGATGAAGAATATCTGTTACAAGAGGAAACAGACGA atgCTAATGGTTATACGACCATCATCAGAAGATGTGAGACTGTACCTTTGGATACATACGCAGGAACCTGTTACGATCCAGTCCAAAGGGGCATCAGTGTCGATTTTTGCGAATACTGTGACTATGATGGTTGCAATTCCGCCACCGGGTTGAAGATTACTTACTTGACAGttcttattacattaattgtaTCGTTGATCCTTCCTAAGTTGTGA